CTGGCGGTGGATGCCGAGCACGGCAGCCGCGTGAATGCGCTGGAGCGGTCGCTCCGCGCGCGCAATCGCCTGCTGGAGGAGCCGGCCCCCGATCCCGCCTGGCTGGAGGCGGTGGAACATGAGACGGCGGAACTCGCGGTTGCCGTGGCGGCCGCACGGGCCGAAACGGTGCGCCGTCTCGCAGGCCTGATCGAGGCGACCAAGGACCCGGCCTCGCCCTTCCCCTGGGCGGCGCTCGCGCTCGATGGCGCGGTCGAGAATGCCGTGCTGGAGCGTCCTGCCCTGGAGGTGGAGGACGATTACCGGGCGGTGTTGCGCGCCAATCGCAACCGCGACCGGGCTGCAGGGCGGACCACCGAGGGCCCGCATCTGACCGACCTGCAGGCGGTCCATGGTCCATCCGGGTCACCCGCCGAGCGCTGCTCGACCGGCCAGCAGAAGGCCCTGCTCGTCGGGCTGGTCCTGGCCCATGCCCGTCTCGTTGCCGAAATGGCAGGTTTCACGCCGCTGGTCCTGCTCGACGAGGTGGCGGCCCATCTCGATCCCGAGCGTCGAGCCGCTCTCTACGATGCCCTGGAGGCACTGGGCGCCCAGGTCTGGATGACTGGCGCCGATCCCCAGGCTTTCGACAGCCTGAGGACCCGAGCCGATATCTTCGCAGTCGTGCCCGGCACGATCAGCCGGGCCTGACTGTCAGGCGACCGCCTGCGACGCGTGCCGCCGGCGCAGGACATAGCCGATCGCCAGCACGACGACCGCACCGCTGAGCGCGGCCACATAATGTGGCAGTGCCGCAGCCTTCAGCGAACCAGCAGGCGTCGGATCGACCACTACCAGGTTCAGGCTCCAGCCGGCGAGCTGTCGGAGGACGGCGGGATCGCTGACGATCATGTCGCCGGCAATCCATCCGAGCAGCGCCGCGCCAGCCCAGACGAAGATCGGGAACCGCTCGATGATCTTCAGCACCAGGCCCGATCCGGCAATGATCAGCGGGATGGTCAACAGCAGGCCGAAGATGAAGAGCCAGACATTGCCGTGCGAGGCGGCGGCGATAGCCAGCACGTTATCGAGGCTCATGACAGCATCGGCGATGGCAATGGTGCGCACGGCCTTCCAGAGGCTGTCCGTCGCTTCCATTTCGGTATGGGCTTCCTCGCCCTCACCCACCACGAGCTTGACGGCCACCCAGAGCAGCAGCAGGCCACCAATCAGCCGCAGCAGCGGAATGGCGAGCAGATAGGTGATGATGAGTGCGAACAGGATGCGCAGGCCGATAGCCGCACCAGCACCGAGCAGAATGCCGTAGAATCGCTGGCGCTCCGGCAGGCCGCGGCATGCCAGCGCGATGACGACCGCATTGTCGCCTGACAGGAGAAGGTCGATCCAGATGATCTGGAGCAGGCCGATCCAGAACTTGGTGTCGGAGAACAGGGTTCCAGAGAGAATGCTTTCCATATCGGCCCCACGGCGCAGGCCGCGCACCGATGCGCGGCCGATCGGCCACCGACATAATAAGCATTTGTGCCTATGTCACGAGGGGGGGCGAAAAACCCCTAGGTGTATCCCTTATGCTTCAGCTGCCGCGTGTCGCTTCCTGATCAGGAAGGCCGTCGCCACCACGAAGATGGCCCCGATGATCGCCGCAGGCATTTCCAGCTTGTGGGCGAGATCGCCACCGATGAACTGCTTCACAATCGGGTCATTCAACGCCATGTCGCCGGCAAGCCAGCCGAGAAGAGCGGCGCCCGCCCAGATGAGAATGGGGAACCGCTCGAGCATCTTCATGATCAGCGTGGCGCCGGCGACGATCAGCGGGATCGAGATCACGAGGCCGAAGATGAGCATGAACTTGTTGTCGCGGGCGACGGCGGCAATGGCCAGCACGTTGTCGAGGCTCATGACGGCATCGGCGATGGCCACGGTGCGAACTGCATACCAGAGCTGATCGGATGCCTGGATCTTGTCGTCGTCGCCGCCTTCATCCGTGACCAGCTTGACTGCGATCCACAGCAGCAGCAAAGCGCCGACCACCCGCAGGAAGGGCATGTCGAGCAGGGTTGCGACGAACAGGGTGAAGACGACGCGGAGCAGGATCGCCACGCCTGCGCCCAGCACCATGCCGATCATGCGCTGCCGGTCAGGCAGGCCGCGGCAGGCCAGCGCGATGACGACCGCATTGTCGCCCGACAGGATGATGTTGATCCAGATGACCTGAATGATGCCCACGAGGCTGAGCGAGCTGAAGTCCATCGGGGGCACCTTCAATATGGGATGGGTTGAAACGGCCGACGTGCCGACTTTGGGCCGCACACTAGGGGCAGGACCTCATCGCTGATATTAGTATTTCTGACTAAGAAATGCGTGGAAATGCGCATAACTATATAGAAACACGTATCAGTCCGGCCGTTTCATCTTTCCCATATCAGCCGATGGCGTCGACCACAGCCTTGCCGCAGTCGATCGTATTGGCCTGGCCGCCGAGATCGCGTGTGCGGTACGCAGCGCTCGCCAGCACTTCCTCGATGGCGCGGACGATTTCGGCAGCGGCCTCGGGCTCGCCGAGATGGTCGAGCATCATGGCCGCTGACCAGATCTGGCCGATCGGATTGGCAATCCCCTTGCCGGCAATGTCGGGAGCCGAACCGTGCACCGGCTCGAACAGCGAGGGGAACTTGCGGTCCGGATTGATGTTGCCCGACGGCGCGATGCCGATCGTGCCGGTGCACGCCGGACCAAGGTCGGAAAGAATGTCGCCGAACAGGTTGGACGCCACCACCACGTCGAACTTGTCGGGGTTCAGCACGAAGTGGGCGGTGAGAATGTCGATGTGGAACTGGTTCACCTCGACAGCCGGATAGGACTTCTTCATCTCGGCCACCCGCTCGTCCCAATAGGGCATGGAGATCGAGATGCCGTTCGACTTGGTGGCGCTGGTCAGCTTGCGCCGCTTGCGCTTCATCGCGAGCTCGAAGGCATATTTCAGGATCCGGTCGACACCGACGCGGGTCATGACCGTTTCCTGCAAGACGAACTCGCGGTCGGTGCCCGGGAACATGCGGCCGCCGATCGAGGAATATTCGCCCTCGGTGTTCTCGCGCACGACGAAGAAGTCGATGTCGCCAGGCTTGCGGCCGGCCAGCGGCGAGGGCACGCCCGGCATCAGCTTGACCGGGCGGAGGTTGACGTACTGGTCGAACTCGCGCCGCATCAGCAGCAGCGAGCCCCAGAGCGAGACATGGTCGGCGATCTTGTCGGGCATGCCGACGGCGCCGAAGAAGATCGCGTCATGGCCGCCGATCTTCTCCTTCCAATCCTCCGGCATCATGCGGCCATGCTTCTCGTAATAGTCGAAGGACGAGAAGTCGAAATGGTCGAGATCGACGGAGAATTTGTACTTCTTCGCCACGGCTTCCAGCACGCGCACACCCTCGGGCATGACTTCCTTGCCGATGCCGTCGCCGGGAATGACGGCGAGCCGGTAGGTGTTCGAGCGGGCCATGCGTGTCTCCTTGGGAAGCGAAGTCCGACCGGATAGCCAGCGGGACGGTGGCGGACAAGCCTTGCCGGCGGCAGGGCGCCCATGAGGTCAGGGAAGGGCTCTATTCGTTATCGGCGAGGATCGCGGTGATCACGGCATCGGTGACCTGGCGGGTCGTCGCCTTGCCACCGAGGTCGGGCGTGTGAAGGCTCGGGTCCGCCGTGACGCGTTCGATCGCGCGCATCAGCCGGGCCGCGGCCGGCTGCTCGCCAAGATGGTCGAGCATCAGGACGGCCGACCAGAACGTGCCGATGGGGTTGGCGATGCCCTTGCCCATGATGTCGAAGGCCGAGCCGTGGATCGGCTCGAACATCGAGGGAAACTCGCGCTCGGGATTGAGATTGGCGGTCGGAGCGATGCCGAGCGAGCCGGCAAGGGCCGCAGCGAGATCGGAGAGGATGTCGGCATGCAGGTTGGTGGCAACCACCGTGTCGATCGTCTCCGGCTTCAGGGTCATCCGCATGGTCATGGCGTCGACGATGGCCTTGTCCCAGGTCACGTCCGGGAATTCGGTGGCCACCTCGGCGGCGACCTCATCCCACATCACCATGGCATAGCGCTGGGCGTTCGACTTGGTGACCACGGTGAGGAGCTTGCGCGGGCGCGACTGCGCCAGCTTGAAGGCGAAACGCATGATGCGGGTGACGCCGGCGCGGGTCATCATCGACACGTCGGTTGCCGCCTCGATCGGCAGGCCCTGATGGACGCGGCCACCGACGCCGGAATATTCGCCCTCGGAATTCTCGCGCACGATCACCCAGTCGAGTTCCGGCCCCGACACGTGGCGCAGCGGCGAGGTGATGCCCGGCAGGATGCGGGTCGGGCGGACATTGGCGTACTGGTCGAAGGGTTGGCAGATCGCGAGCCGGAGGCCCCAGAGCGTGATGTGGTCGGGAATGTCGGGGTGGCCGGCGGAGCCGAACAGGATGGCGTCATGTTTCCTGATCTGCTCGCGGCCGTCCTCCGGCATCATCCGGCCATGCTTCTTGTAGTACTCGCCGCCCCAGTCGAACCGGTCGAAGGAGATTGTGAACTGTTCGCGCCCGGCGAGCGCCTGCAGGACCTCGACGCCGGCATCGACCACCTCGGCGCCGATGCCGTCCCCTGGAATGGATGCGATGCGATAGGCCTTCATGGGGCTGGTCCTCGGTGGCGCGGTGGCTGGCGATCAGGCTTGATTGCAATCGAAACCAATCGATGTCAACATTCCATTGGAGCTTCCATGGAAGCATCGTCACAATGCGCAGTTCGGGAGATCAGATGGTTGCGGGCATTGCCCACGAGGAGCAGGTGCAGGACCGGCGGCCGTCGTTGGTCGACGACGCCTATGCCGCGCTGAAGGAAGCGATCCGCGAGAGCATCTTCCCGCCGGGCTATCAGGCATCGGCCCAGGAACTGGCGCTGCGCCTCGGCATGAGCCGGACACCGGTCCACGAGGCCTCACTCAAGCTGCAGGAGGAGGGTCTTGTCCGCATCGTGCCCAAGCGCGGGATCGTCATCTGCGCGCTGGCCCCGGACGACATCCGCGAAATCTACGAGGTCATCATTGCCATCGAGGCCAGCGCCGCCCAGCGCCTGGCTGGCCTGACCGCGCCCGAGCGCGCCATCGTCTGCGATGAACTGGCGACGGCCACCGACCGCATGGCCGAGGCGCTTGCACGCGGCGATCATGGAGAATGGGGCCGCGCCGACGAGGCCTATCACCAGCTTCTGGTCGAGCGCTGCGGCAATGGCCGCTTCGTGCGCATCATGCAGACGGTCAAGGACCAGCTCCATCGCGCCCGCATGCTCACCCTGAAACTTCGCACGCGGTTGCCCGCCTCCGTCGACGAGCATCGCGCGGTGATCGCGGCGATCCGTGCCGGCGACGGCGAGGCTGCCCATGCCGCCGCCCGCCGCCATCGGCTCAACACGAGCGATGAGCTTCTGCCGCTTCTGGAGAACTTCGGACTGAAGCACCTATAGTCATACGGCCAATCCGGCGTTTTGCCGGCATAACAACAAGATCGCGCATCCGGCGCGGCGCACCCCAACTCAGGAGGAAATCCATGCGACTGTTTGCCAGTGCCCTAGCGGCAGGCCTCATTGCTCTCGCCAGCCCCGCTGCGGCGCAGAGCTTTCCCAGCCGCGCGATTACCATGATCGTGCCTTTCGCGGCCGGCGGGACGACCGACATCATCGCGCGGATCGTCTCCGAGCACATGTCGCGAACGCTCGGCCAGTCGATCGTGGTCGAGAATGTCGGCGGCGCCGGCGGCACGACCGGCTCGACACGCGTCGCCCGCGCGACCCCTGACGGCTACACGCTGATCATGGGCAATATGGGCACCCATTCAGCCTCCGTCGGCCTCTATCCCAATCTGGCCTATGATCCGCGCACCGATTTCGAGCCGATCATGAATGCCGCCGGCACGCCGATGATGATCGCGGCGCACAAGGATTTCCCGGCCAGCACGTTGCAGGAGATGATCGCGCTGATCAGAGCCAATCCCGGGCGCTACAATTACGGCCATGGCGGTGTGGGCTCGACCTCCCATCTCACCTGCGTGTTCTTCCACCACCTCGTCGGCGCGCCGGTCCAGCATGTGCCGTTCCGCGGGTCGGGTCCGGCGCTCGCGGCCCTGCTCGGCAAGCAGCTCGACTATGTCTGCGACCAGACCGTCACCATAGTGCCGCAGCTTGCCAATCTGAAGACCTATGTGGTCGCAACGCCGAGCCGCCTTGGCGTTGCCCCGGATGTGCCCACCTCGGCCGAGGCGGGTTTGCCCGTCTTCCAGGTTGTCGGGTGGAACGCCATGTTCGCCCCGAAGGGCACGCCGCGCGAGATCATCGAGCGCCTGAATGCCGCCGGTCGTGCGGCCTTGGCCGATGAGAGCGTTCGCAAGCGCCTGCTGGAACTCGGCTGCGAGATTCCCGATGCCGCGGGACAGACACCCGAGGCGCTCGGTGCTCACGTCCGTGCAGAGGTCGAAAAGTGGACGCCGGTGATCAAGGCCGCCGGCGTCACTGCGGGCAACTGATGATCAGGTGAAGAACGCTTCGAATTCGGATGCCACGAGGTCGGGCACTTCCTCCGCGAGGTAGTGCCCGCCCGGCAGGGGATGGCCCCTGACATCGCTTGCCCGTTCGCGCCACAGCGCCAGCGGGTCGAAACATTTGCCGATCACGCCATTCTCTCCCCACAGTGCCAGCAACGGCATGTCGAGCTTGCGCCCGCCGTCCTCGTCGTCGTGGACGATGTCGACCGCGGCGCCGGCCCGATAATCCTCGCAGCTGGCGTGGATGGTCGCGGGGTTGCGGAAGCAGCGGAGATATTCGGCCAATGCCTCCGGCGAGAACGGATTGAGGCCGGCCGCGCCCGAGCCGCACTTCTTCAGCCAATAGGCATCCGGATCAGCCCCGATCATCCGCTCCGGAAAGGGAGCCGGCGTGATGAGGTAGAACCAGTGCCAGTAGGCGCGTGCGAAGGCATCCGTCGTGTCGCGGTACATCTCACGGGTAGGCGCGATGTCGAGGGTTGCGAGCTTCCGCACCCGGCCGGGATGGTCCAGGGCCAGCCGGTGGGACACGCGGGCGCCGCGATCATGGGCGCCAAGGAAGAACTGCTCGTGCCCGAGCGCGGTCATCACCTCCGCCATGTCATTGGCCATCGCCCTCTTGGAATAGGGCATATGCTGTGCGTCCGTCTCCGGCTTGCCGCTGTCGCCATAGCCTCTGAGGTCGGCCGCCACCACGGTGAAACGCTCTGCCAGCCGCGGCGCAATCCGGTGCCAGAGAACGTGGGTCTGGGGATAGCCATGGAGCAGCAGCAGGGCCGGCCCCGATCCGCCTGTTCTCAGCCGGATCGTCGTCCCCGACGTGGTGACGTCGAGCATGCGAAAGCCAGGGAATAGGCGATCAGACACGGGCAATTGGGCGATCATCGCGGTTTTCCCTGTGAAATTGACGCAAACGGCATGTGCGCCGAAGGTCGCAGCAGGTCCTTGTATCCAGAAGCGCGAAGATTAGGTATTCGAAAAGCTCCACAGCAAAGAAGCTCCCCCCAGGAGCCGCCCAAGCCCCAGAGGACCCCGATGAACAAGCGCTTCTTCCTTGCCGCCGCAGCGACTGCCCTGGCGACCGGCCTTTCGCCCGCCGCCGCCCAGACGTTCCCGTCGCGGCCGATCACCATGATCATTCCCTTCGCCGCCGGCGGCCCGACCGATGTCGTCGCCCGCATCGTCTCCGAGGCGATGGGCAAGTCGCTGGGCCAGGCTGTCGTCATCGAGAACGTCGCCGGCGCCGGCGGCACCACAGGTTCGACCCGCCTGACCCAGGCCGCCGCCGATGGCCATACGATCATGATCGGCCACACCGGCACCCATGCGGCTTCCGTCGCGCTCTATCCGAACCTGCGCTACAACCCGGCCACCGACTTCGCGCCGATCGGCCTGGTCAACACCAATGCCATCCTGATCACCGCCAAGAAGGCACTGCCGGCCAACACGCTGAGCGAATTCGTGGCCTGGGTGAAGGCCAACGAGCGCACGGCCAACAATGCCCATGCCGGCATCGGCTCGGTCAGCCACACGACCTGCCTGCTGCTCAATTCGATCATGGGCGTCAACCCGCAGACCGTGCCCTATCGCGGCACCGGCCCGGCCATGAACGATCTCGTCGCCGGTCAGGTCGACTATCTCTGCGATCAGGTGGTCAACGTCGCCCCGCAGGTCCGCGCCGGCACGATCAAGGCCTTCGCCGTCGCCCAGATGACCCGCAACCAGGCGCTGCCTGATGTCCCGACCACCACAGAGGCTGGTCTGCCCGGCTATCAGGTCGTCGTCTGGAACGCCATGCTCGCGCCGAAGGGCACGCCGGCTCCGGTCGTTGCCCGGCTGAACGAGGCTCTCAAGGCTGCTTTGGCCGACGCTAATGTCCGCGCCCGCCTGGCCGAACTCGGTGCCGATCTCCCGACCGATGTCCAGGCGACGCCTGCCGGTCTCCAGGCCTTCATCGAGTCCGAGATCGCCAAGTGGACGCCGGTGATCAAGGCGGCAGGCGTCACCGCCTCGAACTGATTGATACGGCGCGTGCCCGGCGGATTCCCGCCGGGCACGTCGTCCAGGAGAACGACCATGGTCGTGTTGAATGTTCAGGGAATGACCTGTGGCGGCTGTGCTGCCTCGGTCGAGAAGATCATCCGCCGCACCGATCCTGCGGCAATCGTCCGGGTCGATCTGGCGTCCGGCCGCGTGGAGGCCGATACCTCGGCCGACGCCGCGATCCTTGCCGAGGCTGTCAGCGCGGCAGGCTACCAGGCCAAGGCGGCCTGATCAGCCGACGAGAATAGCTCTGAAATCATTGACATTCGTGTGTGTCGGGCCGGTCACCACCAGCCCGTCCACCGCGGCGAAGAAGCCGAAGCCGTCATGGCGGTCGAGGTGGCTGCGGGCGGATAGTCCCCGCCGCTCGGCGTCGTCGATCAGCCCCGGCGTGACGATCGCGCCCGCATTGCTTTCGATGCCGTCGATGCCATCGGTATCGAGTGCAATGGCATGAAGGCGCTTGCGCAACTCCGGCTTCCATCCCTGCACCGCAACCAGCAGCGCCAGCGCGAATTCCGAGTTGCGGCCGCCGCGCCCGAATGATCCGCCGCGCGGCAGGGTCACCGTCGTCTCGCCGCCCGAGAGAATGAGCAGGGGCGGCCCAACCGGCAGGCTGTGCTCCAGCACCGAGCGGGCAAGGGCTGCATGGACCTGCGCCACATCGCGCGCCTCGCCCTCGATCGTGTCGCCCAGCACCAGCGTCGGGATGCCGGCCTTCTCGGCAATCGCAGCGGCGGCTCGCAGGCTCTCGACGGGGCGTGCAATCAACCGAACGTCGATCCCTTGCGCAAAGGCCGGATGGTCCGGCTTCGGGCTTTCGCAGGCCGGATCGGCCAGATGCCGCATGACGGCGTCGGGCAGTTCCATGCCGTAGCGCTGGACGATCGCCAGCGCATCCTCGCGCGTCGTTGTGTCGGGCACGGTGGGGCCGGACGCGATGACGGCTGGGTCGTCGCCGGGCACATCGGAAATGGTCAGCGTCACCAGCCGCGCCGGCAGCGCCGCAGCAGCCAGCCTGCCGCCCGCAATGGCCGAGACATGCTTGCGCACGCAGTTCATAGCGCCGATATCGGCGCCCGATGCCAGGAGCGCTGAATTCACCGCCTTGAGATCATCAAGCGTCAGATCGCCGCCCGGCAGTGTCAGCAGGGCCGAGCCGCCGCCCGATATCAGCGCCACGACCAGATCGTCAGGCCGCAGGCCCTCAAGCCGGCTCAGGATGCGGCGCGTTGCCGTCAAGCCGGCCTCGTCGGGCACCGGATGCGACGCCTCCAGCACCTCGATCCGCGAGCAAGGCACGGCATGACCATAGCGCGTCACCACCGTGCCGCTGAGCGGAGCCGGCCAGGCCTTCTCGAAGGCGGCCGCCATGGCCGCCGCCGCCTTGCCTGCCCCGATCACGATGGTCCGGCCGGTCGGAACCGCCGGCAGGTGATCGACCAACCGCTCGGCAAGGGCAGCGCCGATCGCGGCGTGACCGAGCGAGACGAGAAAGGCGCGCGGGTCGGAGGGCAGGGGCACAGCTTGGGTTCCACGGTCATGCAGGGGCCGCGAGACAAGCAGGCGCGCGCCACCTGTGCAAGGGCGACCCCGGTCCTTCGCCCGGATTGCCGGCAAGCCGACGCGCTCCTAAACCTTGGCCAGTAAACCGACGCCGTGGGGAAACGCATGCTGTTCGAACTCAGCGAGGAAGAGATCCTGATCCGCGACACCGCGCGGCGGATGAGCGCGGAGATTGTCGCTCCGCTTGCTGAGACGCTGGACCACGGCGGCGGGCGTCCCGCATTCCTGGCCAATCTCAAGCAGCTGGCCGAGGCCGGTTTCATGTCGGTCAATGTCCGCTCCGAATTCGGCGGCACCGAAGCCGGCACGGTCGCCTTCGCGCTGACCATCGAGGAGCTGGGCTATGCCTGCGCAGCAACCGGCGTCACCGCCTCGGTCACGAACATGGTGGCCGAGGTGATCCAGGCGGTCGGCTCGGCTGAGCAGAAGGCCCGCCATCTGCCACGCATTGCCGATGGCACCTATCCCGCCGGCGCCTTCTGTCTCACCGAATCCGGGGCCGGCTCCGACCCTTCCGCCATGGCGACGAAAGCGCGCATCGACGGCGACCATTTCGTGCTGGACGGTCAGAAGCTCTACATCACCTCGGCCGAATATGCCGGGCTGTTCGTCGTCTGGGCGGTGACAGACCCCACCGCGCCCAAGGGCAGGGGCATTTCCTGCTTCCTGGTCGAGGCCGGCACGCCGGGCCTCACCATCGGCAAGGCCGAGAGGAAGCTCGGCCAGCATGGGTCCGCCACGAATGTCGTCCATTTCGACGGCTGCCGTGTGCCCGCTTCCGCGCTCATGGGCAAGCTGCATGACGGCTTCCGCATCGCGGTCGGCGAACTGGCGGGCGGCCGCATCGGCATTGCGGCGCTCTCGCTCGGCATTGCCCGCGCCGCCATGGATGCCGCCAAGGCCTATGTGAAGGAGCGCCGCCAGTTCGGCCAGGCGATCGCTGATTTCCAGGGCATCCAATGGATGATTGCCGACCGCGAGACCGACCTCGAGGCTGCCCGCTTGCTCATGCTGTCGGCGGCCGCGAAAAAGGACCGCGGCGAGCCCTTTGGCCGCGAGGCATCCATGGCCAAGCTGTTTGCCTCGGAAGCGGCGCTCCGCTGCACCGACACGGCAGTGCAACTCCATGGCGGCGCCGGCTATTGCGCCGACTATCCTGTCGAACGGCATTTCCGGGATGCTCGCATTACCCGAATCTATGAGGGCACCAGCGAGGTCCAGCGTATGATCATCTCCCGCGAAACCTTCCGGCAGTAAGAAGCGACCATGAAACTCACGATCTATGGAATTGCCCGCTCGCGCGCCATCCGCAACCTCTGGATGGCCGAGGAGCTCGGTCTGGCCTACCAGCACGTTCAGACCGTCTATGGCCCGGAAGGCTCCCGCAAGCCCGACTTCCTGAAGCTCAATCCGAACGGCCGCGTGCCCGCCGCCGATGTTGACGGTGTGATCCTCTGGGAATCACTCGCCATCAACCTGCATCTGGCCAAGAAGGTCGGAGGCTCGCTCAGCCCGAAGGATGTCGATGAGGATGGCCTCATGACCATGTGGAGCATGTGGGCGGTCACCGAGGTCGAGACCCCCGCGCTTGCCGTGCTCACCCATGGCAGCCTCAAGTCCGAAGCCGAGCGCGACAACGCCTTGCTCGCGAAGAGCATCGAGGCACTGAAGGCCCCGCTCGCCGTGCTGGAGGCGCATCTGGCCGCCCATTCCGGCCACCTGGTCGGCGGGCGCTTCACGGTGGCGGACCTCAATGTCGCGGCCTGCGTGTTCTATCTCCGCCTGTCGAACCTCCTGGCCGACAAGCCGGCGATAACCGCCTGGTACACGGGCGCGATGGAGCGGCCGGCGGCGAAGAAGGCCTTCGCGCTCAGGGGCGACTGAACCGCTGCGGACGGAAGCGTCCCCCGCATTTCCGGAACTTCCCCGCGGGGCGTGGCATCGCTATGGTCCGCGGCGAATGAAGCCGCGACCGTCGCGCGGCCGTGACGACACCCGAGGATATGTCCATGCGCCCCGACACCGTGACCCGCACCGGCGGTCAGATCCTGGTCGATCAGCTCGTCGCCCAGGGCGCCGACCATTGCTTCTGCGTGCCCGGCGAGAGCTATCTCGCCGTGCTGGACGCGCTGCATGACGCCAAGTGTCAGGTCACCATCTGCCGGGCCGAAGGCGGCGCTGCCATGATGGCAGAGGCCCATGGCAAGCTCACGGGACGTCCAGGCATCTGCATGGTCACCCGCGGCCCCGGCGCCACCAATGCCTCGCCGGGCATCCACATCGCCCAGCAGGATTCGACCCCGATGATCCTGTTCGTCGGCCAGATCGAGCGCGGCATGCGCGGACGCGATGCCTTCCAGGAGGTGGACTACACCCAGCTCTTCGGCGGCATGTGCAAATGGGTCGCCGAGATCGACGATGCTGCCCGCATCCCGGAAATGGTGGCGCGGGCCTACGCCACCGCCATGCAGGGCCGTCCCGGCCCCGTCGTCCTCGTCCTGCCCGAGGACATGCTGACCGAAAGCGCCTCCGTCCCCGACGCTCCCTATGTCGAGGCTGCCGAGACCTGGCCCGGCAACACCGACATGATGAAGCTGCAGAAGATGCTCTGGGCGGCGCAGAAGCCGGTGCTCATCCTCGGCGGCTCGCGCTGGTCGGCCAAGGCGACCGCG
This region of Phreatobacter aquaticus genomic DNA includes:
- the recF gene encoding DNA replication/repair protein RecF (All proteins in this family for which functions are known are DNA-binding proteins that assist the filamentation of RecA onto DNA for the initiation of recombination or recombinational repair.) yields the protein MPIQHAIDQPAPIGRQPIQGRVTRIQLSRFRSYAAGDLRPEASLVALVGPNGAGKTNVLEALSLLTPGRGLRRATLSEIASDQGDGGWALNATVEAAYGETMLGTGIEGGEEEARTRICRIDRVPVGSAAAFAEHIRVVWLTPAMDGLFLGSGGERRRFLDRLVLAVDAEHGSRVNALERSLRARNRLLEEPAPDPAWLEAVEHETAELAVAVAAARAETVRRLAGLIEATKDPASPFPWAALALDGAVENAVLERPALEVEDDYRAVLRANRNRDRAAGRTTEGPHLTDLQAVHGPSGSPAERCSTGQQKALLVGLVLAHARLVAEMAGFTPLVLLDEVAAHLDPERRAALYDALEALGAQVWMTGADPQAFDSLRTRADIFAVVPGTISRA
- a CDS encoding TerC family protein, yielding MESILSGTLFSDTKFWIGLLQIIWIDLLLSGDNAVVIALACRGLPERQRFYGILLGAGAAIGLRILFALIITYLLAIPLLRLIGGLLLLWVAVKLVVGEGEEAHTEMEATDSLWKAVRTIAIADAVMSLDNVLAIAAASHGNVWLFIFGLLLTIPLIIAGSGLVLKIIERFPIFVWAGAALLGWIAGDMIVSDPAVLRQLAGWSLNLVVVDPTPAGSLKAAALPHYVAALSGAVVVLAIGYVLRRRHASQAVA
- a CDS encoding TerC family protein, whose protein sequence is MDFSSLSLVGIIQVIWINIILSGDNAVVIALACRGLPDRQRMIGMVLGAGVAILLRVVFTLFVATLLDMPFLRVVGALLLLWIAVKLVTDEGGDDDKIQASDQLWYAVRTVAIADAVMSLDNVLAIAAVARDNKFMLIFGLVISIPLIVAGATLIMKMLERFPILIWAGAALLGWLAGDMALNDPIVKQFIGGDLAHKLEMPAAIIGAIFVVATAFLIRKRHAAAEA
- a CDS encoding tartrate dehydrogenase — its product is MARSNTYRLAVIPGDGIGKEVMPEGVRVLEAVAKKYKFSVDLDHFDFSSFDYYEKHGRMMPEDWKEKIGGHDAIFFGAVGMPDKIADHVSLWGSLLLMRREFDQYVNLRPVKLMPGVPSPLAGRKPGDIDFFVVRENTEGEYSSIGGRMFPGTDREFVLQETVMTRVGVDRILKYAFELAMKRKRRKLTSATKSNGISISMPYWDERVAEMKKSYPAVEVNQFHIDILTAHFVLNPDKFDVVVASNLFGDILSDLGPACTGTIGIAPSGNINPDRKFPSLFEPVHGSAPDIAGKGIANPIGQIWSAAMMLDHLGEPEAAAEIVRAIEEVLASAAYRTRDLGGQANTIDCGKAVVDAIG
- a CDS encoding tartrate dehydrogenase, translating into MKAYRIASIPGDGIGAEVVDAGVEVLQALAGREQFTISFDRFDWGGEYYKKHGRMMPEDGREQIRKHDAILFGSAGHPDIPDHITLWGLRLAICQPFDQYANVRPTRILPGITSPLRHVSGPELDWVIVRENSEGEYSGVGGRVHQGLPIEAATDVSMMTRAGVTRIMRFAFKLAQSRPRKLLTVVTKSNAQRYAMVMWDEVAAEVATEFPDVTWDKAIVDAMTMRMTLKPETIDTVVATNLHADILSDLAAALAGSLGIAPTANLNPEREFPSMFEPIHGSAFDIMGKGIANPIGTFWSAVLMLDHLGEQPAAARLMRAIERVTADPSLHTPDLGGKATTRQVTDAVITAILADNE
- a CDS encoding GntR family transcriptional regulator; amino-acid sequence: MVAGIAHEEQVQDRRPSLVDDAYAALKEAIRESIFPPGYQASAQELALRLGMSRTPVHEASLKLQEEGLVRIVPKRGIVICALAPDDIREIYEVIIAIEASAAQRLAGLTAPERAIVCDELATATDRMAEALARGDHGEWGRADEAYHQLLVERCGNGRFVRIMQTVKDQLHRARMLTLKLRTRLPASVDEHRAVIAAIRAGDGEAAHAAARRHRLNTSDELLPLLENFGLKHL
- a CDS encoding tripartite tricarboxylate transporter substrate-binding protein → MRLFASALAAGLIALASPAAAQSFPSRAITMIVPFAAGGTTDIIARIVSEHMSRTLGQSIVVENVGGAGGTTGSTRVARATPDGYTLIMGNMGTHSASVGLYPNLAYDPRTDFEPIMNAAGTPMMIAAHKDFPASTLQEMIALIRANPGRYNYGHGGVGSTSHLTCVFFHHLVGAPVQHVPFRGSGPALAALLGKQLDYVCDQTVTIVPQLANLKTYVVATPSRLGVAPDVPTSAEAGLPVFQVVGWNAMFAPKGTPREIIERLNAAGRAALADESVRKRLLELGCEIPDAAGQTPEALGAHVRAEVEKWTPVIKAAGVTAGN
- a CDS encoding alpha/beta fold hydrolase; this encodes MLDVTTSGTTIRLRTGGSGPALLLLHGYPQTHVLWHRIAPRLAERFTVVAADLRGYGDSGKPETDAQHMPYSKRAMANDMAEVMTALGHEQFFLGAHDRGARVSHRLALDHPGRVRKLATLDIAPTREMYRDTTDAFARAYWHWFYLITPAPFPERMIGADPDAYWLKKCGSGAAGLNPFSPEALAEYLRCFRNPATIHASCEDYRAGAAVDIVHDDEDGGRKLDMPLLALWGENGVIGKCFDPLALWRERASDVRGHPLPGGHYLAEEVPDLVASEFEAFFT